From the Odontesthes bonariensis isolate fOdoBon6 chromosome 9, fOdoBon6.hap1, whole genome shotgun sequence genome, the window CTagttttaacagttttttttgcgTGCGGTTAGTATACCATCTTATCACTTTTCTAGTTTATTGCAGAGGATTTCTTTAAGTTTAAGGTTTTGTTCTTCCACCATCCTGAATACAATGTCTGTCCTCATGTGTTGCAACAAGTCCTTTCACGTAGCTCCATGATAGATTGACTAAGCAGACATAAGTCTGTTCAATGCATTCTTCCTCTTGCATTGTGATGTATCACATACTGATATTTTACTGTGCTTGCATTTTGAGGCTTTCACAACTGCAATTAGACCTGTTACCACAATGATCCTTTAAAAATGCTGAGTGAGCCATTTGAGTctacagttaaaagaagtaaCACTCAACAGTTATACTCCCAGCATCAAAACTGATTTCAGCCTACAGAACATGGATGGAACTTTGAGAAATAATTTTCCTTTTATGTATCCAGTGGCTCACGGATTACATAACAAAGATGTACAGTAACACAACTAAACAGATGAGAGGGAGGCTTCTGTGTAGTGTCACTGTTAGGAAAAGCTGGTAACCTATGACTTAGATAAAAGCGAATCAGACAACAATGCAGACAGACCTTCAGAACATGCATGTCAAGTTAATTGTGATTCTAAAACTGACTAGAAGTGAGTGTGCATGattatttgtctcatttgtatCTGTAACTGGCAATCTGTCCAGGGTTATTATCTGTCTCTTGCCCAGTGGTTgcttggataggctccagcatcCTGTGACGCTGCAGCTTTGCTACATATCAGGAGTCTTTAATTCAGGCAAGAGCTCTAACTGGAGCCCCTCTAAAGATAAAAGTATATTCATGTCCACAAGAAATTATTGCATCTTTGTTACAGTTACTGTAAATACTCATTACGTAGTTGACTTTTATGTCTATTCTAAATTGATGGTATGTTATGCTACAAACCCAAACATGTGGTTCATCATTTTTCCTGGATAAACATTTGCACCATTATGCAATTTCATAAATTCCTGTTCTATATCATAGGGAACCGAGTGAAGAAACAGTCGCGTTCTTCCTCTGCagcattcatccatccatctattttctatacccgcttaatccgtcggtctggtcgtgggggggctggagcctatcccagcagtcatctgGCGAGACCCTCTGCATAATATTTTTGTCAATTTATTTGACACTATTTTTTATAGATTtttgccagttttttttttctactgaaaCAAAGATGGTCAATTTAATTGACAAAAACATGGGAGGACTGATCaagcattcattcattttaaaggTGTTAAAAGGTAACATTCACCATGCCCTCAAACGTGTTTTACTGTATTACCACTACTTAGTCAATAAGAAATCTAATTTTTGGTAGTTGTTCAAATGTATTATAGATTTAAAAACAGGTGAAGATCaaaattgattttatttattcattttctctcCGTTCCTTTGCAAATCTTTTATGCCCTGCAGTTGTTGTAAAACAGCTTCCCTACTGGTTCGTTTGAGAACTGCTGCAGGAATTCTCCCAGTTCATCCAAAGAGAGCTTCTCCACCCAGTTTTCTTCTGTGTTTCTTGCTGTGCCAGCGCCGCTCTGAATGGGCTGGTCATTGTTGTCCACGCAGCAGAAGGCATTCCACATGTAGTCTGGGATGTTGACCCGCTTCACATTGTTTTTGACAATCCAGTTGTCCGCAGAAGGAATGGCTCCAACCAGCACATAGGCCTTTGAACATTTGGCTAGGAAAAGATCTGTAAGTTCACTCTCATAAATCCTCCAGGCGTtttgattcattttgggattctgaGGAATCACATTGGTTAAGGTGAAAGTGGCGTTGCGGCTGGGGACTGCAAGAGAAATGAAGAGGGAATTGCTGTATAAATTAAcgggaaaaaaatagaataagatAGAAACAATTCAACAATTGTGGACACAGAGAAACATTTTTAAGTGTTAAGGTCAAACAGGGTGTCAGAGAGCAGACGATAAGTCTGTTCAATGCATTCTTCCTGTCACGCCCATGgcattttccccatgtttttagttttatgttttaggtggttttatgtcttggtttttgagttcatgtcttATATTTAGTTTACCattgtcttccccacagtttctgtttgctcattttcactcacgtcacctgtttgtcattgtccccagctgcactcagtcaccaatcactcccagttccctatttagtttccaggctcccctgtctttTTGTGAAATCCTTTCCCCGATATCACCTCTCCCTTACCACGTAAAGTTAAGTGTTTTTCCATGCCATGCTTTgtcgtttgttttgtttttgtcatagtcctgttcatgttttgatttcacagtttaagtcttgttatccggctcagccgcaccttttgtttaacttttgttTGTAAAATAAACCAAGCTTGCTTTTCTCACttctggagtccgcatccgtgtcctaccaaccCACCCCTTCACGACACTTCCTCTGGCGTTGTGACGTATCACATACGAATATTTTGCTGGGCTTGCATTTTATAAGGCTTTCACATCTGCAATTAGACCTGTTACCACAATGATCCTTTAAAAATGCTGAGTTAGCCATTTGAGTCGCAGCTAGAAGAGAGGAACGACATTCAGGGATAAAGTGCCGGTGCGCTTAATAACATGTAAAGAAGAGAAGCACCCACTTATAAttcaaaggttgtttttttttttttttttttgtatcaggtcataataacaaaacaaaaaataaatctggTCTCTACCATTTCTCAAATAAACTAGAGAATTTAGATTTAAATTCCTTTGGTTCCCCTACAGTTATAAGAAGTAACACCACTATCATCTAGAAACCAAAGATGTAAACTGTGGTATCTCAGCCCACAGGCACAAGGTCAGTTTAAGACCCAGGAATGTGCATGACAAAACTCAATGTACCTCAGAATGAAAAGACATGTATGTGGCAAAGTAGTAGAATACATATGTGGAAAGTGAGCACAAGCAGTAATGTGTCGGGGATCTCTGGAAGTGCAGTCCCATGTAATGTTGTCCACCCACAGAACACCAGCATTCAACCTCCACTACCTGAATGGTGTCCGTTGGGGTTGAGGTGACCACGGTCAAAGCCAGAGTGTGTGTAGTCCTCATTTAGAGCTTGTCTCTCTCCCAGGTAAATCCCAGGGTAGTCCTTCCCCAGCCAGTAGCCATCCTTCATCTCTGCTTGCCAGGACATATTCACCAGCTAAACCACACGAAAAACACAGATATTCTGACATACAAAGGGTGCAAGATATATAAAGATGCCCATCATGCAAAAAACAGCACAACACGTCTTTGTGCTCTTGATACATAATCTGTATGAGACTCAGATCAACAGTTTTAATAACATCAAGCAGTGTGCTGAGACAGTATGATCTTGAATGATACCAACCTGAGGCTCTACAAACCACCTTTTCTCCCTGCCACCCCCATTGCTGGGCTCAAATTGATAAGCAGAGTAGACAGCGATGCGATGGTTGGTGTCATACAGCGTGGCAAAGTGGTACCTTATGGTGGAAAGATTATCACCCGTTATTAGAGGATCAGAAGGGTTGCTGTGGTAATATCAAAGGCCAGGAGATATTAGCGCAATGGTCGGAAGATTTTTTTCCGAGAATTAAATCAACTGAAATGAAGAGAATATTTAGAGGTTCAGATGATAATACTGAAAATACTGTTGATTGTTTGGTATTCCCTCTGCCGATTAGGTACCTGTTGGCAAAGCGCTGACAGAGACGAGCAGCACCAGGTGTAGAAGCCCCCCATGCTGGAACCTTCTCTTTATAGAAGTACCTCATGCATTCTGGCACATCCTAGTggggaaaaacaacaaaacagaatcCTCGATAATTTAATGTCTGACATAACACTTGAATGTAATGTTTTGAAGTTTTTGAAAAAGCTGCAAAAAGATCACAAACCTCAAAACGCCCCACAACA encodes:
- the LOC142388715 gene encoding endonuclease domain-containing 1 protein — its product is MSSVAARCIVLAFPQMRDRSTGQVWRTCFAKKKSIMSLATSNLLQEVLSCSKQEQRSSASHVVGRFEDVPECMRYFYKEKVPAWGASTPGAARLCQRFANRYHFATLYDTNHRIAVYSAYQFEPSNGGGREKRWFVEPQLVNMSWQAEMKDGYWLGKDYPGIYLGERQALNEDYTHSGFDRGHLNPNGHHSVPSRNATFTLTNVIPQNPKMNQNAWRIYESELTDLFLAKCSKAYVLVGAIPSADNWIVKNNVKRVNIPDYMWNAFCCVDNNDQPIQSGAGTARNTEENWVEKLSLDELGEFLQQFSNEPVGKLFYNNCRA